The following are from one region of the Hemitrygon akajei chromosome 6, sHemAka1.3, whole genome shotgun sequence genome:
- the naa38 gene encoding N-alpha-acetyltransferase 38, NatC auxiliary subunit, producing the protein MAAVPVVEAVTGTGENGELCAEEQRNGPEAQDTQGSDGSYSHARQTLESLLNKSMRIRMTDGRTLIGLFLCTDRDCNVILGSAQEYLKPTGAVDSLVQGEPRVLGLAMIPGHHVVSIEVEAESVSSLPYT; encoded by the exons ATGGCGGCGGTGCCGGTAGTTGAGGCAGTGACTGGAACAGGTGAAAATGGAGAATTGTGCGCCGAGGAGCAGCGTAACGGACCGGAG GCACAGGACACCCAGGGAAGTGATGGGTCGTACTCGCACGCCAGGCAGACGCTGGAGAGCCTGCTGAATAAGAGCATGCGGATCCGGATGACCGATGGCAGGACGCTGATTGGCCTCTTCCTGTGCACCGACCGTGACTGCAACGTCATCTTGGGCTCTGCTCAGGAGTACCTGAAGCCAACCGGTGCAGTGG ATTCCCTGGTGCAGGGTGAGCCTCGTGTCCTGGGCCTGGCCATGATCCCCGGACACCATGTGGTCTCCATTGAAGTGGAAGCGGAGAGCGTGTCGAGCCTGCCGTACACATGA